Sequence from the Oenanthe melanoleuca isolate GR-GAL-2019-014 chromosome 28, OMel1.0, whole genome shotgun sequence genome:
TTCATCACGCTCCAGTGCACTTGGTTTGCAATCAGATAAACCAACAGGAGCAATGTGGGCGCTTAGAAACTAAGCCAACACCTgcttactctttttttttttttttcctaatagctGCAATGCAGGCTCTTCTTTAATTCCTGATTCAAGAAGCTACTAAAATCACCAGTTTGATATATTAAATATTGGCAACAGTcacatttctttctctccacTACAGATGTTTTATGGttcagttaaaataatttgggaaaaagGGATAAGTGTCTGCTATGAACTGTGACAATCACAGACCATGGGGGTTCAGATCTGGATCCTCCTAAGAAAATAAGTACAGAGAGACTTGAAATACAGTGTTATCCATCTGTTTGAGTCTACAAAGActtatttgtttctgtttgatGCATTCCTTACTTAAAttataaaatggtttgggttggaaggggccttagAGACCATCCCatccaccccctgccctggcagggacacctcccactgtcccaggctgctccagccccaatgtccagcctggcctgggacactgccagggatccaggggcagccacagctgctctgggcaccctgtgccagggctccccaccctcccagggaacaattcctgcccaatatcccatccagccctgccctctgccagtggcagccattccctgggtcctgtccctccagcccttgtcCAAAGTCTATTGCTCTGTCCTACAGATGCCTCCACATCAAACCTACCTAAGAGGACCAAGTTCCCAACAGATCCCTCCTCCAGATCAATGCTGCTCAGAATTCCTTGGAAGctcatccctggagcaggaacCAGGTTTGCACAAACAGGTAGGGACAATGACTTTGTAAAGCAGCTTGAATCAGCAGTGACATCCTTGAACTGTGACAAGTGTCTGTGGAGAGAgaacccagctcagctcccaacCACCAACACATGGAGCTTGCTGGAAGCTTCACACCTTGGAAACCAAATACATCCTTTTCTCTATACACTGAACACATGGGTGGGTTTTAGGCTGTGTGTCTTTAGCCATACAAATTAAAAGTTCCTCAATAATTAACCAGCCTGGGACTAGTCAAGGAACACAAACTTTGTGCCCAAAAGGAGCTTTGGAGCAGCTGACTCACCAAGAAGGTTTACTGGTATCAATTCTGTTTTAAGAACTAAATTGCTTGAAAACCAGCTCAGGAGCCAaagccacagagcagcctggaggcTGAGCTGAGGTCAGAATTCCCACTTTCTGCTCCACCAGTTCACTATGACCTCTTAACAACAAGAGTTGTGTACAAGAGTGGGTGAAGAGTTATCTCTTACCTTACCCAGAGCTACAGGGTTGCTCTGTTTTTATTGATTTACCAGGCACTCTTTCCTGCTCACACATTTCTCACCAGGCAGTTTGCACGTTTTCAGCCTCCTGCCCTTTGAagatgcagcagagctgctgttgaaGCCAACAACAGCCAAGTCTCTGCATCACTGGCAGGATGTTGCTGTGAAGGTTTACGGGATTGACTTCTCAGTGACTAAAACTAAAGCTGAGAGTACAGGAGAGCTGACCTTGGAAAATTATCTCATCCTGTTTAGAGTCACATAAAATCCTTTGCCAAATGtcttaatataaaatatttcacgTCATGGATTGACAGAGTTCCTTTCTTACCCTTCCTTCCGTCCACACCAGATCCGATAAGTGACTTTTCTCAGTGAGGAGGCTCAGAGGATGGAGATCCGGTCACTTTATGTGCTAAGGACAGATGTCTCAACTTTTTTGAAACAGGAAACATTGTCAGATCCTTCTGGAGAATTCTATGGTTACATGAGCAAATACAAATTTTGGCCAGGGTAAAAATGGCAGAGGGCATCTCTCTGCTACGTGCAGGTCAAAGACCCTGGAGATGAAGGATGCAAATTCCAGCTCTTCATGGCCAACTACAGCACTGCCtcattttagcttttttttttgtccagttTCTGGGTTTGTGAGTTTGATTTTTGGGTGTCACAGAGGCAGATGCAATATTcaacttatttttaattccttgtcagaatatttttgttctaATTCAGCATCAAAGTTTTcaacttgaaaaaaacaaagtacTGTCAGTGTTCCCAACCTGGGTCTGGCGAGCAGGGCCCAGATGTGAGACAGCCCAGACAGATGTGGCCTTCAGCCCCCTGAATCTCCTCACTCTCCATCCTCCCCTACAGCTTCTGCCTCTCACCTCTGGCAGCCCCGGGTGTGTTTTGCACTGCCGGGCTCCCTGTTCTCCATCAGCCACCACATCACTGCCCCCAGCACGGCCACGCCACCGGCTACACCAGTTCTGACCCACtgctcacccccagcccctccttcTCGGGTTATTCCTGACACTAATGCCTGTTTTTGTTGGATCCAGAGTCTAATTTGGAGGGAGCGCTGGCGCTCTGGAAGCACCAGGGGTTCACaagccctggctctgtgctccGCGCTGCTCAGGGTTTGCGTTTTGGACGAGCCAGAACTCCCAGTTCCCGTTTGATAACCGGTTTGTTCTGTCGCTGGGAGACACGCCCTCCCTCTGTAAATGTTACAAATCAGGCGTATCTGATCCATTATTCActaactgctgctgcttcccacttCCAGCTCCTATTAGAGGGAGCGCTCATGCCAGAAATGTCACGGTGGCATCATGTGACAGGTGGTATTGATTTAGCGCCGTTGGGCTTTAATGTCACTCCCGTTCAGTGGGACACACGGCGAGTGCACACGGATTCCCAGCAGTGGGGCAGGTCAGGACAGgagctcccagccagccccgTGCCGGGCCCTGGGACTTGGGAATTGCATCGGGAACTGTGCTCAGACCGCGACATTTGAGTATCTGCTCCGAGCTGCTCTAGCACTGTCATTACAGTTTTTATGATTCacacaatggtttgggttggaaggatcttaaaagcccatcccatcccagtccctgccatggcagggacaccttccactgtcccagctgctccaagccccatccagcctggcctggaacacttccagcaatggggcagccacagcttctctgggcagcctgtgccagggcctcaccaccctcacagggaacaatttctttcATAAAAGAAACTACATTGCAACTATAAACCACAAGACTCAATTCTGAGTTTTCACAGCAGGTTTACAGCAGATACTGAGaagggaggtgacactgggtgtCACACAGGGAACAATCAGGAGCAGAACCCTGCTCTACCCACTCCCTCCTTTTCACTTTTTACAGGATATTCCCTTTTGGCAGAATAGCTGCCAGTTTGGAGAagctgctcacagcctctcaAGTCTGATGCACCAAGTGCAAAGAAAACCCAAGGGAACAAGTGCCCAAAACCTGGGACTGCCCAGCCAGAGGAGCCATTGTatccagtgctctgctgctgccattcctgCACCCTCACCAACAGCCCATGAAGGATCCTTCCAGCACATGCCATCTGTGACAGCACACTGCTGAACACTGAGCATTGTAACAACAGCGTCCCTGCCACCAAGGATAATGTTCTAAGCCAGAACAGCTCAGACTGAcccagtcactgctgctgccaggctctgcatCGCTGCATGCACTGGCCTGACATGACCCAAGCCTCCAAAAGggttttggtttaattttccTTGCTGTCTCAAAGCAGGTAGTCTGCCAAGAAGCCAAGCAAGGCCCAGCCCTGTGACTGATAAACATCTCCCCATCTTGATTTCCCAAGCTTTTGGGAAAGTTAAGCAACTCTCACAGAAGGCCATTTCTATACATATTCTATATGTATTATTCTGtggagagctgcacagagccctgtgccaCAAAATggagctgagggctggagcagcagagcatccACCACCCCCCACAGGTcagtcaaaaataaaaactgtcaTTCATCTGGGAAATGTCACAAAGCCCTGAGTCATTGTTTATTCTAAATAGCACCGGCTTCCATCTTCAAAGTGGTGCTGAATGACTCCAATTGCTAAATGAACTCGAGAAAAGCAAAGACAACAACCCAGCCCTtgtgtgcaggggctgctgaggcagTGCATCCATTGGGTTGGGGGAAGAAGGGAACATTCTCCCACCTGGGAGAGAAGCCCCAGGAAGCAGAGGCTCAGTGCTCAACAGCCACTGGAGGTAACAAAAAGTGTTACAGGGTTCACTCCTGGCCATTCATTCAAAATAACAAACACCTACAGAATGTCAATGGTCAAAAGTTAAGTGGTTTCTGAACTCACTCCATGCAGGTTTCTTTGTAAATCAGTACCTGTGACTTGGGAGACAAGCTATCACTAGCAGCTCCCTTTCATGTCTTTCCAAtcaaaaatttattaatttacatGTGCCAAAAAGTTATAGGCAACCCATTTTGCTGATGGCAAAATTCAGTTTCAAACTTGTCTGCAATGATGCACCAATCTTTTGCAAGCtagggaaaaattatttcttccaagTAATAAGGAGGACAATGTTATGGACAATGTTATGTTGGGGTTGCACCCTAAAATCTCAACACACAAAAACCATTCCAGCATCACATTCAGCCTCTAAGAGAAGAGCCTGGCATTGAAATGCCTGCAGGGAAAATAGTGTACAATTAGAATTGAAAAATGATTTGGTGACACAGCATTGACTAATGAAGCACAGTGAAATGTCAAACAGATTACATACAGATGAAGGAAAAcaactgggaaaagcagaagtgttCATAAATTGATTCCTACAACAGTAAATTTCTCTAAGTTCAAGGTAAGTAAAACAGGAGTATATCACAGATATCTGAGTAGCTGGAATTAAAAGTTGTACCTCATAATATAGTTATTCATTTGATAATCTGTGAGTGGCATACTACATTGCAAACATCATGTGAACAGAAATACTTTGtgtaaaaaatgttaaatgtgAACTGTCTTCATTAGCAGAGACAGGTTTGTACagaagagagcagagctctgatATAGAGCCTGGTGCTTTGGGACGTGTCCAGAGCAAAGCTGGACGTTCCTAACAACCCAGTTGTGACAAACAGCTCTTCCCCCACCATGCCCCGTCCTGGGGCTGTTGGGATcagcagccaggcctggaaCACCCCATGGTTTGGTTCCAGACCAAAGCACAGCCAGGGTCACCTGCTGCCCCTCACCatgggacacacctgagcactgagcagcagggatgcagaagGGTTTGCTTTCAGCTTATCACAAGCACCTACAGAGGCTCTCAGGCTGTCACACAAACCCTGCTTTACTGCAGTCTCCAAGTTTTTCTAGCAgcagcagttttaaaaatacaagtttatttttttttagtcaatTCTTTAAGACAATGCTTAACAGGAATAATTTGCTCAAAAAgaaatgctaaatatttttaagaattatttctATCTTGAAGACACTACCTTCCTTTGCCCTCATCTTCCAGCACAAGCATGTTTGCACAGGTGAGGTCTGTGCCACCTGTGTGTACAGTTCCAAGGTGGCAGGGTCATGGTGTTTCCTTCACCAACGGCATCAACACAACAATGAGAGGTGAGAACATTTGCACACACAAAAGGGAAGTAAACACTGCACAGAAAGCAACTCCAGTCCTTCAGTAAGTCTCAACTGGAGAAGATGGTAAAGTCCCAAGTCCTAAATACTCATCTGGGCAAAGGGTGAGCCTGAGAAGAGTTTTACCTGTTAATACTCTGAATCTGAGCCAGGCAAGCACCTGAACAACTGAATTCTCTTCCTACACCTGCAGCTGTGTATGCAcagaactgaaattaaatatcCTGTTGGCAGCAGGCTCCTAGGTCAGTACAGAAAAGCTGTAAAGACAGGAAAGAGTGTAAGACTTCAACTGTTATTTAAATTTGTATTGACTAAACACCTTTTAAGAGTAATAACATTTGTCACAACCACATTAAAAATGACTGTATTTATCCACTAAAGAACTTGTTAGCAGCTCAGTGTAAATGCTCATTGTTACCTCAGCTCTCCCCTCAAGAGGCAACAACAGTCACCAAGTAAACAAGGATCCAAGTGTGGAAAGCCTTCCTCAGGAAACCCtccactgcctgcccagggaggagATCCAAGGTGGGCCTTGGACAGGCCTATCTGTGTCCTCTTTAAGGACACTGTCACAGGACTGTGACAATTCTCACACCAGCTGAGCTTTCCATTGCACTGCAGGCAGCTTTAAATAAAATGGAACAGAATCATTTCAGTTTGGGGAAAATCCTGATGAAGAGAATCATGCTGATGAatataaaacaaacaacaatGAGCATTATCCACAGCAACCAGTTGACAGATTTCTTGGCGTGCTGTTCCAGGCGGTCAGACTCGTCCTTGAGCTTCTCAAAGTTCTGGTCTGCCATCCTGAGGGAGTGTGACAGTGTCTGTGGAGCAAAGAGAGCAAACAGTGTCAGCCTCACAGCTGCCACGTCTGGCAGCTTCCtccaagagagagaaaaggttcagctgcaggcaggtgtTGCCCCCAGTCTCCCCACTCCAATCCCACCTGGAATCGAGCACAGGATTTCACATATCAGCCCTTGAGCCTTGTGGGCTGCAGAACTGAGGGGTCACAGCTCAGCATGCACTACCTGGTTGTCCTGTTTGATCACGTTCTGGGCAGCCAGAGTGTTGTTCTTGAGGCTGCGAGCCAAGCTGAGCATTTCCTCAGCCAGCTTCTCCTGCATGTCctggtggtgctgcagcacagcatccaGCTCCACTGCTGACTGCTTCTCATCTGATGTGAGGCCTCTGCAAgagcacaagggaaaaaatgggaattacaCTTCCTTGTGGGGCAATCTCACAAGTTTTCTTAGATTTTGCATCTCTACAAGACAACAAGGCCCACTGAGTCAGCTGAAGCCATTATATATTGGTTTCTATGAGCAGACACTTCACCCAATTTAAAGCATATCTGGGATTTAAAGGTCATTGGGAAAACAGTTCCCGAAACACTGAGCACGGGAATGAGACATTTTCACTTACTTTCGCTTCCTTATGTTCAACTCCTCAgaatctggaaaaataaaagaagtgtTTAGCATCTTATAAATTCCCATGCAATCACAAGCTGAAAAAACAAGTCTCCTGTAAGGGATTTTTGGATATCCAAACCCTACTTAGCCTCTATCCCAAGGAATATGGGTGTCAAATGCCTACctgctttctgcagggaaaagagGACACCCAACatgaaaagaggggaaaaacccCAGCTGAATCACATCCCTGAGGGCAGGGTTTCAGTCTCGGTGTTCTTTCAGGACACGTTGGATtggcccagctccagccgcTCTAACGGTAGCCATGGGAACCTCAAATTAATTCCTCCCAGTTCCCTACGTGAATAACATGGCTGTGTATTCCAGAGGAACTGAACAACACCTACTCAAAGCACCCAGCATCACATGGTTTGCTCAGAGCAGAAGGGAACAGGCACAAAATAAATTGCCCCTGCTAATTCTGTAATTAGAATGTCTGTTTCTGCATGAATGCTACAAAAAGAGCTTCCTGCAAGTCCCTGCCACCATTGATAACAATACTTATGCCTTCATCTGTCAGGGCttttggtttagtttgtttttgaaattttctgtcttgaaaAGAAGTGAGGCACTAAATTAAAAGTACACTTTGGAAAATCCTGAACACTCGacctccctcttcccctccctgtAAGACAGGTTGACCACAGTCAGAGGAAACAACAGATCAAACTTACCATCAGCAGCCAGGGGATCctgggaggagaaagagaacCAAAACTGCAGATTACAAAGGGTGAGTGATAAAGGACAGCCCTGCAGGCCTGGCAGAGTGCCAGTGCCCAGGATTTAGAGATAACGAGGTGActccccacccagcctgggacagttCTGAGACCCAGCTGAACACAAGCAGGACAGTGtgtaaagcagcagcagcactggacGTACTGTGCCAAGCAGCTCGCTCCTCATCTGGCCCGTGCAGCGCGCCTTGGTCTGCAGGTGGACGGTTTTGGTGGCCGGGGTTCTCTCCTTGGCTGTGGTCGGGGTGCGCCCAGGGGCCAGCAGCTGGTTTGCCAGAGCCTTTTCTGTGGATGAAGACTGGGAGTGGGGAGAAGCAGGGAACAGTCAGGGATATGAGACTCTGCAGTGtgaggcagctgggctgtgatcCACAAGGATGGGGTGCAATCCCAACAGCCTGAACGGCAGTACTGACTGCACCTCACGGACCAAAACCCAGCTTATTGGCATTTCACAGCTCTCAGGTGCACCTGGGACCatcccagggagggacagcaccTGCCCTTGCATCTCCCAACAAAGGAGTGAGAAAGATGAATGCaatatatattttgcttttgaaaagaaGTTTCACACAGTACCTCCTTTTAACAAAACATGAACCCAATAGATTTATTCAGGCTTTCACAAGGTGTGCCTAATAAGATTTTAACAACTGTTATTTGGAGATGCAAGATAAAAGTAAGCATAGGAACCAGGCACAGAATACTGTAGTCTTTCACAGTTGAACTAGTAGATCTTACCAATTTTTCAGCTTCTAGAAGTCCCTTTAGGAAGTCCACTTTGCGAGAGTATTCATtcagcagctcaggggctggCTTGCTGTTGGAAATGAAAGATACTAATATGAAAACCAAAAGTTATCAGCATTTTCTAGTGTTCTACTTTCCAaatgaattaataaattaaaaaaaaccccaaacccacatgGTTCttcaaagaagcagaaatagcCTCAGGTTGGGAATACACTTACAACCCTCTGCAAATCACCTTTTCCAAGGCAGGGGGTGCTCAGGGAACAGGTGTTTCCGTAGGGAAACACACACTGTGGTGTTTGTGGACTATGGCTGACTTCCAGGTAAGAGATTATCGAATTACAGTGTCATTAATGTTACAAAAGTCCTCCAAGATCACCAAATCCAACCTTTGACTGAATTCCCCCATTTCCACTAAATCATATTgctaagtgccacatctgctttcttttcgaacacttccagggatggtaaCTCCACCACATCCCTGCGCACCCAGTTCCAGTGTTTTACCACTTCTACTGAGGAATTTTTCCTGGTATCCTCCCCTGGCACACCTTGAAGGGTTTTCCTGAAGCACAAACCCCACAGCGGGCTCAGAGCGCTCACCTGGCCTGCTTCTTCAGCTCCCGGAGCATGtcctccagagcagccacaTACTGAGGGCAAAAACAACACTTTAAGCGACAGCATTAAGGTGAAACACCCTGTGTGGCGAAACCTGGGTTTATCACCACAGCGCTCCCCGTGTCGTTACTGAGGGCCGGGCGCGGTGCTGCGGGGCAGGGCGGCCTCACCTTCTCCAGCCGCCACTCCTCAGGGtcccgccgctccgccgccaGCGCCTCGCACCGGCTCAGGAGCCGCATCAGGTTCAGCTCCAGCCGCGTCGGGGCCATGGTGGCACCGGAACTCGCCTCAGCGCCGGGCGCCATCTTGGGGCGGGGCGCGGGAAGGGGCGGGAAGCGCCGGGCGGGCCGCGACCGCCCcggtttatttaaaaaacccaaaaacttcCCGCAAATCCAACGCCCGCGCACGGGCACGGAGGTGGCTGCGGTTCGGAGCCGCTGGGGCAGCGCtgtggtggctgctgtgggtgAGCTGAGCTCTTCCCTCGCTCCAACATGGCGCAGCGCCGTTAGGGGCCGGGGCACGGCCGCGGCTTCAAGGCGCCGATGGAGGATGGCAGCTCGCCCTCAGCTGTGTCCCCGCACAACACACCCAGTATGGGAGTCCCGCCTTGGCTCCAGGAGCACCAAAATCCTCCCCTGAGACACCACAGCCGTTTTAGCGCTTCCCCTTTCCCCGTTCTTTATCAGTACTCCATAAAAACTGTAACCCGACTAAAGACTTTCTTCGGAATAAACTGCTTGTTAGACAGACATCGATAAACTAccacatgtattttttaaaagtgcaatGTTTTAATAAACGTTTTTATACATGTTGGTCTCAGTTAAGGCTATTACCGCATTAACAGTTCTGTAAACCACAGAGAAAATTGTCATAAAATCATACAAAACATTAAGGCAACACACATTGACCTAAACTCACTGTTGGTCCCATGGGAGTCCATTGTAAGGCAAATGGAAAAGGCACAGCAGCGGAATGGGGGGGGCTTGTTTCCTGTACACTCAACCCATGTATTTTATTCAACATTAAGCTTTACTTTCTTtgcaagattttaatttaaagtggAGAATATTTGCTTAAAACAACCCTGCTTAACCCTTACAGTACTGTACATTTCGGCTGCCTTCCCCACAGCCACTTAAAAGACCATGAAGACGTTCACAGCCTT
This genomic interval carries:
- the USE1 gene encoding vesicle transport protein USE1; translated protein: MAPGAEASSGATMAPTRLELNLMRLLSRCEALAAERRDPEEWRLEKYVAALEDMLRELKKQASKPAPELLNEYSRKVDFLKGLLEAEKLSSSTEKALANQLLAPGRTPTTAKERTPATKTVHLQTKARCTGQMRSELLGTVRPVLLLLYTLSCLCSAGSQNCPRLGGESPRYL